The nucleotide sequence GCGTCGGCAGATACGTGCGCATCAGGCCGTAGCGCGTCTTCGGCATGCGCGGGATCTCGGAGAGATCGTGTACCGGGTGGTGCGCGAGCGAGGTCCAGGTGATGCCGAGCGGCGCGGAGAGGCGCTTCACGAGCTCTAAGTGCGCGCGAATCTCACGGTCGGTCTCGAAGATCGTGCGCAGCGGAGCGCCCGAGAGCTCGAACTGGCCGCCCGGCTCGAGCGTGATCGAGGCGCCGTTCTTCTTGAGCGCGATCAGCTTCCCGTTGTCGAAGCCGCGCTCCCAGCCGTCGGCCTGCGCGATCGCCTCGAGCAGCGCCGCGATGCCGTTCGCGCCCTCGTACGGGACGGGCTTCCCGCCCGCGGTGAAGCCGATCTTCTCGTGCTCGGTGCCCACGCGGAAGCGCTCGCGGGGCTTCTCGCCGCTGGCGAGGAAGGCGATCAGGTCCGCGAGGGACTCGACCGGAGTGGGGGCTGTGTCGAGCTGTCCACTCACGAGGTTCTCCGGGGCGCGCTGAAGGGGCCGCGATGCCGCGAGCCGGGGGGAGGTTTCTGCGTTGCCGGGTGAGTGCCAGTGACGCGCGCTACGGCGTCGCGGCTTCTGCCAGGAACTTTTCGAGGAAATCGCCGAGCGCGGCCCGAATCTCGTGGTCCGCGCCGAACGGGAAGGACTTGCACGGCCCCTCGGCCTTCCCCTGATGGAAGGGGCCCACCAACGTGACTTCGCCGCGCGACTTCACGACCACGATCGCGCGGTGCCGGCCGCGCGTGAGGTCGAACTCGACCGAGCGCAGGTGCTTGTCGTCCGTGCGAGTCTCGCCGAGCCGCACCGCGAGCTGCGGCGCACCCGCCTGCGTGGCGGCCGCCGTGAACGCATCGAGCGCCTCGGCGACCTCGACGCGCAGCGCGCCTGCCCGTCGCCACGCCTGCGTGATCGCATCCGCATGCTCAGCCTCGCGCGCACCGAGCGCCGAGCCGAGCTGCGCCATGCGCTGTGCGAGGGGAGACGTGCTCATAGGGGGAGCCGGAACGTGGCACAGCCGAGCGGGCCCGGGCTAGGGGGTGATTAGGGAGCCCGGGCGGTGCGAGATCGTCAGGGCGGGGTCTGACCCCAGCCCGCGATTCCGCGTTACAGCGCCTCGTTCGTCGGGATGCGGAACGGCGTCGGGCCGATCAGCGCGAGCAGCTCGTTGCGCGCCTTCGTGAACTCGCCCATGCGGCCGGGACCGATCGGGTCGCCTTGCGGGATTCGCACGGTCGCCGGGTTCACTTGCTTCTTGTTGAGCGTGAACTCGAAGTGAAGGTGCGGGCCGGTCGAGAGGCCGGTCGAGCCGACGAAGCCGATCACCTGCTTCTGCCGCACGCGGTCGCCGACGCGCAGGCGTTTCGCGAAGCCCGAGAGGTGCCCGTAGCGCGTCTCGTAACCGGCGCGGTGGCGAACCGTGACGGTGTTGCCCAGGCCGCCGTTCCGGCCCACGAACACCACCGTGCCGTCCGACACGCTCCACACCGGCGTGCCGTGCGCCGCGGCGTAATCGACGCCGAGGTGCGGGCGGCGAATGCCGAGCACGGGGTGCAGGCGGCTCGCGGCGTACTGCGAGCTGATGCGCCGATAGTTCAGCGGCGCCTGCAGGAACTGGCGCTGCGCCGCGCTTCCGTCGGGTCGGTAGTAGCCGCCCTTCGCCGGGTTCGTCTCGAAGTAGATCGCGGTGAAGTCGTCGTCGCGGTTCGAGAAGCGCGCTGCGAGGATGCGGCCGGGCCCGAGGTAGACGGGGCCAGACTTCGTCTCGTAGAAGCGGCGCTCGTAGACGGCGTTGAACTCGTCGCCGGGCTGCGCCTTCGAGAAGTCCACGTCCCAGGCGAAGATCTCGGCGAAGTCGTGCGCGAGCTCGCCGCTCTCGCCGAGCGCGACCACCGACTGGTAGAGGTTGTTCGTGATCACGCCCGCGAGCTGCGCGCGCTGGACCACCACCTTCGGCTCGTGCTTCTGCGCGACGAGATCCTCGCCCTGGCGCTTCAGCGTGTACGCCTCGATCGGCGAGCGCGTGTAGGCGAACTCGATCAGCTCGCCCGCCGGCGAGAGCGATGCGCGGAAAGCGTCGCCGACCTTCGCGTAACGGAAGTTGAACACGGGCGACATCGCGTCGACGATCTGATCGATCACGCCGCCGTCGATGCCGGCCTTGCGCAGCGCGTGACCGAGCGTTTGGCGCCGTGCGAGCGCTCCCTCGACGACCGTGAGCGCAGGCTCGACCGGCTTCGCGGGCGGCGCCGCGACCTTGGGAGCTTCGGGCTCCGCCTTCGCGACGACCGAGAGCTCGGTGGGGGCAATCGGGGTGCTGGCCGGCTCTCGCGCTTCGAGGCGCGCGAGCGCGGCGACGGCGAAGAAGATCGCGAGTGCGAGCGCGCCGCCGGTCGCGAGCTCGTGGGCGCGCGCGCGGGCGTCGGCTTGCAGCGTTCGCAGCTTCATCGGGCCTCCGGCAAGTCGCGAACCCCGTCCCCCCCGAGACACAGTTCGCACGTCTTCCGTTCCGTTTGCCACCGCTCTCATCGGCAGCTTGGGTGATCCCCTTAGTGATTCGCGTGCAGCGGAAGGTGCTAAATACACGCCGCTCGTGAGGTTGTTCGTGCGCTCCGTCACCAAACGCCGTTGGAGCCGCGAATTCGAGGCCGCCCGCCGGCGCTCCCTGCGGAGACTTGGAGTGTGTGCCCTGGCCGCGTGCCTGGTGGCTTGCGCAACGACGCCCGAGCCACCGACGAAGCGCGGCGCCACGCCGGACTTTCCTTCGCTCGATGGCGACTTGGGCAGCGTCGCTGCCGCTCTGTTGACGCGCGCGATTTCCTTCGACACGACCAACCCGCCCGGCAACGAACGCGCACTCGCGGAGTACCTCGCGCGCGTGCTCCAGCGCGAGGGCATCGAGGCGCGCGTGATCCCGCTGCCCGCGCCGAACAGCCAGCGCGCCGCGCTTTGGGCGCGCGTGCCCGGCCGCGGCGAGCGCGCGCCGCTGTTGCTGCTCTCGCACCTCGACGTCGTCGCCGCGACCGAAGCGAGCTGGGCGGTGGATCCGTTCGCAGGCGTCGAAGGCGGCGGCTACGTCGTCGGCCGCGGCGCGCTCGACGCAAAGGGCGTCACCGTGTCGCACCTGCTCACGCTCGTGGAGCTCGCGCGCGCGAAGCGGCCGCTCGCGCGCGACGTGATCCTGCTCGCGACGCCCGACGAAGAGACCGGCGGCGCCGGCGGCGCGGGCCTCGTCGCGCGGGGCAATCCCGAGTTGTTACGGGGCGCGGCGTACTTGCTCACCGAGGGCGCGGGCATCCTGCCCGGCGAGAACGGCGACCGCGACGTGTGGGGCGTCGCGTTCACCGAGAAGACGCCGTGTTGGGTGCGGCTCACGGCGCGCGGCGTGCCGGGCCACGGCTCGACCGCGAGCGACACCGCCGCGGGTCAGCACCTCGTGCGCGCGCTCGGGCGAGTGCTCGACATGAAGCACGAGCTGCGCGTCACACCCGAGGTGGCGCAGATGTTCGCGCGCATGGCGCCGCTCGCGCCGAAGGCCGAGCAGCGCCAGTGGCGCGAGCTGCGCGGCGCGCTCGCGCTGCACCCGCAGTTCCGCGAGCGCTTCCTCTCCGATCCCGGCCGCCGCGCGCTCGTGCAGAACACCACGTCGATCACGCAGCTCGCGGGCAGCGACGCGCCGAACGTCGTGCCCGCCGAAGCCAGCGCCACCGTCGACGCGCGCCTCCTCCCCGGCGAGAGCTGCGCGGAGTTCGTGAGCGAGATGGCGAGCGCCATCGACGACCCCACGGTCGAGCTCGCCGTGCTGCTCGAGTTCCCCTCAGTCGCTTCGCCGACGCAGACTCCCCTCATGACTGCGATCGAGCGAGTCGCCGAGCGCAGTAAGCCCGGCGGCACCGTGGTGCCGCGCGTGATCGCCGGCTTCACCGACGCGCACTACTTCCGCTCGCTAGGCATCACCGCCTACGGCTTCGTCCCGCGCCGGCTCCGCCTCCAAGACTCGCTCGGAATCCACGGGCCGAACGAGCGCGTGTCGCTGGAGAACCTGGCGCTGAGCGTGCGGAAGACGGTGGAGATCTTGCGGGAGCTGGAGCGGGTGGAGGAGGAGTAGGAGCTACTCGCTCCGCAGCTCCTGGATCCCCCGGTGCACCACCTCGAACAGCGGCTCGACGTCGCTCGCTTCGAGGCACGAGAACGCGATGCGCAGGTCCGTCGGCGAGGTGCTGATCAGGCCCGTCTGGTGCTTGTCGAGCAGGTGGATGCGCAGCTTCTCGCTGTCGACCCCTTTGAGCTTGATGCACATGAAGTACCCGCTGTTGAACGGGTACACGCTCCAGCTCTCGCGGAAGCGCGGCGCGTTCGCGACTTCGTACACCTTGGTCGCGCGCTCCCGTAACAGCTCGCACTTCTCTTTGCGCTCGGCGTCGAGCGAGCTCGAGGCGAGCGCCTTCTCGACGAGCGACTGCGAGAGCATCGGGCTGTTCGACATCGCGCCGCGAATGGCGCCTTTGGTCTTCGCCTCGAGCGCGTCGAGCACGGCCTGCGCGCCTTCGCTCTTGCCCGGGCCGTAGGTGATGAAGCCGCAGCGCAGGCCCCACACGAACAGCTCCTTGGTCGCGCCGTCGAGCTTGATCGCGAGCAGGTTCGGGTGCGCGTTCGCGATCTTCCCGAACAGCGACTCGGTCATCGACTCGCCGCCGAGGTGGAAGAACAGGCCGAAGTACGCGTCGTCGGTGACGACCACGAGCTTCGTGCCGCGCTGCGCCTGCGCGACGAGCGCTCTCGCGATGGCGTCACCCTCCGCGGGCGTGGGCATGTAGCCGGTCGGATTGTTAGGGAAGTTCAGGATCACGAGCAGCTTCTCGCGGCCATCGGCGTGCTTCGCGAGCGCCTCGGCGAAGCCGGCGGAGTTGAAGCCGCCGCCCTCGTAGAACGGGAACGTCACGCACTTCGCGCCGAGCCGGACTTCGTAGGTGAGGCGGTAGTTGCCCCAGAGCTGGTCCGGCAGAAGGATCAGGTCGCCCGGCGCGACGAACAGGTCGCCCACGAGCGCGAGGCCATGTGTTAGGGCGCTCGTCACGATCGGCAGGCCCACGTTCTTCCCGCGCTGCGACGGATTCTCCGCGAGCTGCTTCTCGCGCCAGCGCTCGCGCAGCGCCTGCTTGCCCGAGGCCGGCGCGTAGTTGTAGGCCTCGTCGGGCGACACACCGGTCAGGTGCTTCTGCATCGACGGCAAGTACATGGGCGCCTTGCCCTCGGTCGCGATGCCGATCGTCGCGTTGAAGCGCGTGCCCTTCACCTTCGCCTCGGCGCCCTGCGTGAGGATGCCTTTCGGGAAGTAGAGGCGGCGGCCGAGCGGCGAGAGCATCGCGAGGATCTCGGGCGCGGCGGCGCCGATCTTCTCGTTCAGCTCCTTGGCCAGCGGGTTCAGCACTTCGTTCGCAGGAGCGGACATGACGGGCCTTTCGTGGCGAGAGGAAAACGGCGGCGCAAGCTAGCCGAGCGATTCTGGCAAGCGCGGCTGCGACGCCGCGCCGAAGTGCTCGCTGCCGATCGGCTGCGCGAGGTCTGCGCGCGAGAACTGTGTCAGCCCCGCACGGTCTCTCAGGGATCAGTGTGCGCGGCGGCGCG is from Deltaproteobacteria bacterium and encodes:
- a CDS encoding peptidoglycan DD-metalloendopeptidase family protein: MKLRTLQADARARAHELATGGALALAIFFAVAALARLEAREPASTPIAPTELSVVAKAEPEAPKVAAPPAKPVEPALTVVEGALARRQTLGHALRKAGIDGGVIDQIVDAMSPVFNFRYAKVGDAFRASLSPAGELIEFAYTRSPIEAYTLKRQGEDLVAQKHEPKVVVQRAQLAGVITNNLYQSVVALGESGELAHDFAEIFAWDVDFSKAQPGDEFNAVYERRFYETKSGPVYLGPGRILAARFSNRDDDFTAIYFETNPAKGGYYRPDGSAAQRQFLQAPLNYRRISSQYAASRLHPVLGIRRPHLGVDYAAAHGTPVWSVSDGTVVFVGRNGGLGNTVTVRHRAGYETRYGHLSGFAKRLRVGDRVRQKQVIGFVGSTGLSTGPHLHFEFTLNKKQVNPATVRIPQGDPIGPGRMGEFTKARNELLALIGPTPFRIPTNEAL
- a CDS encoding aminotransferase class I/II-fold pyridoxal phosphate-dependent enzyme — encoded protein: MNPLAKELNEKIGAAAPEILAMLSPLGRRLYFPKGILTQGAEAKVKGTRFNATIGIATEGKAPMYLPSMQKHLTGVSPDEAYNYAPASGKQALRERWREKQLAENPSQRGKNVGLPIVTSALTHGLALVGDLFVAPGDLILLPDQLWGNYRLTYEVRLGAKCVTFPFYEGGGFNSAGFAEALAKHADGREKLLVILNFPNNPTGYMPTPAEGDAIARALVAQAQRGTKLVVVTDDAYFGLFFHLGGESMTESLFGKIANAHPNLLAIKLDGATKELFVWGLRCGFITYGPGKSEGAQAVLDALEAKTKGAIRGAMSNSPMLSQSLVEKALASSSLDAERKEKCELLRERATKVYEVANAPRFRESWSVYPFNSGYFMCIKLKGVDSEKLRIHLLDKHQTGLISTSPTDLRIAFSCLEASDVEPLFEVVHRGIQELRSE
- a CDS encoding M20/M25/M40 family metallo-hydrolase, yielding MTRAISFDTTNPPGNERALAEYLARVLQREGIEARVIPLPAPNSQRAALWARVPGRGERAPLLLLSHLDVVAATEASWAVDPFAGVEGGGYVVGRGALDAKGVTVSHLLTLVELARAKRPLARDVILLATPDEETGGAGGAGLVARGNPELLRGAAYLLTEGAGILPGENGDRDVWGVAFTEKTPCWVRLTARGVPGHGSTASDTAAGQHLVRALGRVLDMKHELRVTPEVAQMFARMAPLAPKAEQRQWRELRGALALHPQFRERFLSDPGRRALVQNTTSITQLAGSDAPNVVPAEASATVDARLLPGESCAEFVSEMASAIDDPTVELAVLLEFPSVASPTQTPLMTAIERVAERSKPGGTVVPRVIAGFTDAHYFRSLGITAYGFVPRRLRLQDSLGIHGPNERVSLENLALSVRKTVEILRELERVEEE